The Hymenobacter oligotrophus genome segment TCCAACGACCACCGCCTAGGTGCCAACGAAGCTCCGCCCGCTATCATGTCGGTGTTCGTGGGTTCGCAGCTTTCGCAGGTGCTCGATGAGCTGGAGCGCAACGCCAAGCTGCCGCTCGACAAAGGCGACAACCTGTACCTGAAGCTCGGCATCGACAAGATTCCGCCGATTCTGCTCGACAACACCGACCGCAACCGCACCTCGCCATTTGCCTTCACCGGCAACAAGTTCGAGTTCCGGGCCGTGGGTTCGTCGGCCAACAGCTCGTCGTCGATGACGGTGCTGAACGCCATCGTGGCCGACCAGCTGGAAACCTTCCGCAAAGAGGTTGACGCGCTCATCGACGGTGGCCGCAAAAAAGAAATGGCCATCATCGACGTGCTGCGCCAGTACGTTATCGATTCGAAAGCCATTCGCTTTGAAGGCAACGGCTACTCCGACGAGTGGAAGGCCGAAGCCGCCTCGCGGGGCCTCTCGAACGTGCCCACCACGCCGCCCGCGCTCGATGCGTTCGTGAGCGAGCAGTCGACGGAGCTGTTCAGCCGCCTAGGTATTTACTCGCACGTAGAGCTGCACGCCCGCCACGAGATCTTGCTTGAGGATTACATCAAGCGCGTGCAAATCGAAAGCCGCGTAATGGGTGATTTGGCCATCAACCACATCATCCCGACGGCCGTGGCTTACCAGAACAAGCTGGTGCAAAACGTGCAAGGCCTACGCGAGCTGGGCCTCGACGACGAGTACACGCAGGTCACCGTCGACTCGATCAAAGAGATTTCGCGGCGCGTAGCCACCATCAAAAACACGGTGGGCGAAATGGTGGATTACCGCAAGGTGGCCAACAAGAACGAGGATACCCGCGAACGGGCTTTGATGTATAGCGAAAAGGTGCGTCCGCTGTTCGACGTGATCCGCCGACAGGTTGATAAACTAGAATTATTGGTGGCCGATGAAGATTGGCCGCTTGTAAAGTATCGCGAACTGCTTTTCTTGCATTAAATTAGCAGCTTGCAAGCGAGGCCGGTTCGAATTCGGGTGGGAATGCAGTTCGACCGGCCCGCTCACTAAGCCCGTTGGCCCCGTAATACGCGGGAGCCGGCGGGTTTTTTCATTTTAGTGCTTCAAGATTAAGGCATTTTCCTGACGCCTGCAAACGATTGCATAAAAATTTGCGCAGTGGTTCCTAGGTAGGTAGCCTAGGCAAAGGCAAAGGCTTCTTGTGTAAAACGCTTTACAATCAGTGCTTTGCGTTTGGTTGCGGGACGGGGCTATTAGCGGCCGGCAGCTCCGTGAGGTAGCGGTCTACTTCCTGGGCTCCCGAGCCGTAATCTGGGGCAACTGCCCGTCGCAAACGGTTCTTGAGCTCGTCGAGCGTGCGCCGAACGTTGGCCACGCTGGGGTGTTGCTGCAGCTTGGCAGCGGCTTCGGTCTTGAGCACCAATTGCACAGCTTTTTCGAGCACGAAGGGCAGAATCCAGCCTACTACGTTGGAGGCCAGCGCCCCGCGCAAGCCCAAGCGGGCCAATAGCCGTATCGTCATGCGTTCCAGCAGCAGAGCTTTAACTGCCGGCGCGGCTTTATCAACCAAGAAATCGGCTACTACCTTGGCGTTGCCTTTTTGCACCTCGGCGCGCAGTACCTCCTGCACCGAATCGACCGCGGCCAGAAAGACCTTGCGAAACAACGGGCCCGTTTGCCAAGCGCGTAAGCCGATGGCCCGAGCCGAGCTAAGTAGCGAAGGAACAACTGGCTTTTTCATCATCAACAAGTAACGTAAAAGCTGCCGAAAGGTGCTTTTGCCTGGGGCTGCTTGGTTGTCTGAGCCCGCAAAACACCTAGGGTTAGCTAATATTACTTTGCATGAATGCCATTGTTGTAACCCAACCCGGCGGACCCGAAGTGCTGCAACTGCAGCCGCGCCCCGTGCCCGAGCCTGCCGCCCACCAAGTAGTTATTAAAGTACAGGCGGCCGGCATAAACCGCCCCGATGTGCTGCTGCGCCAAGGCAAGTATGGCGGTGCCGGCAACGTAACCGGCCTGGTACCCGGGCTTGAAATTGCCGGAGTAGTGGAGCAGGTGGGCGCCGGCGTTACGCGCTGGCAACCCGGCGAGGCGGTGTGCGCGCTGCTGGCCGAAGGCGGCTACGCCGAATACGCCGCCGTGGATGCGCGCCACTGCCTGCCTGTGCCCGCCGGTTGGAGCATGCCCGAAGCCGCTACCTTGCCCGAAACCGTGTTTACCGTGTGGCACAACGTGTTTGAGCGCGGGCAGCTGCGCCCCGGCGAAACCCTGCTGGTGCACGGCGGCAGCAGCGGCATCGGCACCACGGCTATTCAGTTGGGCAGGCTGCTGGGGGCCGCCGTGTACGCCACGGCCGGCACCGATGACAAGTGCAGCGCCTGCGAAGCCCTAGGTGCGGTTAAGTGCTTCAACTACAAAAGCGAAGACTTTGAGGCGAAGCTGCGGCAACTGGGCGGCGCCGATGTGGTGCTGGATATGGTGGGCGGCGACTACACGGCCAAAAACCTGAACCTGCTGAAAGACGACGGCCGATTGGTATTCATCAACGCCATGCGCGGGGCGCGGGCCGAGTTTAATGCGCTGGAAGTAATGCGCCGCCGGCTTACGATTACGGGCAGCACCTTGCGCCCTAGGTCGGCGGATTTCAAGGCCGCCCTGGCAGCCGCGGTGGAGCAGCATGTTTGGCCGTTGCTGGCGGGCAAGCAGTTCCGGCCCGTTGTCTACCGCGAGTTTGCCCTGGCCGAGGCCGCGCAAGCGCACCGCTTGCTCGACAGCAGCGAACATATTGGCAAGTTGGTGTTGCGCGTGCCCTGATGCGCGCCTACTTGCAGAGCCCTGGCGCTACTGGCAGCATGGTTTTTGATGGGCCTAGGCAGCAGCAGGTGCCGGCAGCACGCGGAGCAACGCTCCGCGGCACGCAGGTCCCAACGTTTCGGACGGGGCACAAACGGCCCGCCCGGAAACGGTATTTGCATAGCCCCCGCGAACCAATGTACGCGCTGCAGCTTTTGTACCTTTGCCCCGAGCAACTTTGCCGCCCCTGTGCGGTTTGGCTACCGACTACGTTACTTGCCGCATGAGCACCTACGCTTCTAAGATTTACTGCCCCAGCCTAACCGAATACAAACGCCGCGAGGCGCGCGTCGTGAACATCGGCGACTTGCC includes the following:
- a CDS encoding NAD(P)H-quinone oxidoreductase — its product is MNAIVVTQPGGPEVLQLQPRPVPEPAAHQVVIKVQAAGINRPDVLLRQGKYGGAGNVTGLVPGLEIAGVVEQVGAGVTRWQPGEAVCALLAEGGYAEYAAVDARHCLPVPAGWSMPEAATLPETVFTVWHNVFERGQLRPGETLLVHGGSSGIGTTAIQLGRLLGAAVYATAGTDDKCSACEALGAVKCFNYKSEDFEAKLRQLGGADVVLDMVGGDYTAKNLNLLKDDGRLVFINAMRGARAEFNALEVMRRRLTITGSTLRPRSADFKAALAAAVEQHVWPLLAGKQFRPVVYREFALAEAAQAHRLLDSSEHIGKLVLRVP